The Oncorhynchus mykiss isolate Arlee chromosome 30, USDA_OmykA_1.1, whole genome shotgun sequence genome includes a window with the following:
- the LOC110521778 gene encoding non-specific lipid-transfer protein, with the protein MVVSNFKMRESQVVSSQRIQAVNTNAESSLERFKAYAVFQEIKKKLEEDGESFVKKIGGVFAFKVKDGPDGEEATWIVDVKNGKGCVHNDTAKKADCTIAMLDADLLSLMTGKMNPQTAFFQGKLKITGNMGMAMKLQSLQLQPGKAKL; encoded by the exons ATGGTTGTTTCAAATTTCAAAATGCGCGAATCACAGGTTGTAAG ctccCAGAGAATCCAGGCAGTTAACACCAATGCAGAGAGCAGCTTGGAGAGGTTCAAGGCCTATGCAGTCTTCCAGGAGATAAAAAAGAAGCTGGAGGAG GATGGGGAGTCATTTGTGAAGAAGATTGGGGGGGTGTTTGCCTTCAAGGTAAAGGATGGTCCGGATGGTGAAGAGGCGACCTGGATAGTGGACGTGAAGAATGGCAAGGGTTGCGTTCACAATGACACAG CAAAGAAAGCGGACTGCACCATTGCCATGTTGGATGCAGACCTGCTGTCCTTGATGACGGGGAAAATGAACCCACAGACA GCGTTCTTCCAGGGCAAGCTGAAGATCACAGGGAATATGGGAATGGCCATGAAGCTCCAGAGTTTGCAGTTGCAGCCAGGCAAAGCCAAGCTGTGA